Proteins found in one Streptomyces sp. CB09001 genomic segment:
- a CDS encoding metalloregulator ArsR/SmtB family transcription factor, whose translation MGHGAVTTAQDAAERVRLDADNVAKVATTLQALSTPSRLLILARLREGPLPATELAAEVGMEQSACSHQLRLLRNLGLVVGERKGRSVVYALHDDHVSGLLDQAVYHVEHLRLGISDAAD comes from the coding sequence ATGGGTCACGGAGCCGTCACCACCGCGCAGGACGCCGCCGAGCGGGTGCGGCTGGACGCGGACAACGTCGCGAAGGTCGCCACGACCCTCCAGGCCCTGTCCACCCCGTCCCGGCTGCTGATCCTCGCCCGGCTGCGTGAAGGGCCGCTGCCCGCCACCGAGTTGGCGGCGGAGGTCGGCATGGAGCAGTCGGCCTGCTCGCACCAGCTGCGGCTGCTGCGCAACCTCGGTCTGGTGGTCGGCGAGCGCAAGGGCCGTTCGGTGGTGTACGCCCTGCACGACGACCATGTCTCCGGGCTGCTCGACCAGGCCGTCTACCACGTGGAGCACCTGCGACTGGGGATCAGCGACGCCGCCGACTGA
- a CDS encoding heavy metal translocating P-type ATPase → MVGRVPTTLAPAPQTAPTTAAPPRRRTRVLALPEARWALVSLLAFLAALPLDLGSAPAWTYGPLYAVAYTAGGWEPALEGLRALREKTLDVDLLMIVAALGAAAIGQVLDGALLIVIFATSGALEALATARTADSVRGLLDLAPATATRLREGGEETVPAADLAVGDLVLVRPGERIGADGTVVDGTGEVDQATITGESLPVLKRPGDDVFAGTLNGTGALRLRVGRDPADSVIARIVTLVEEASRTKAPTQLFIEKIEQRYSVGVVVATLAVFGIPLALGADLTGALLRAMTFMIVASPCAVVLATMPPLLSAIANAGRHGVLVKSAVAMERLGEIDATALDKTGTLTEGTPEVTAVTPSAGGDVDEDTLLALAAAAEHPSEHPLARAIVAAARARGLHIASADEFTAAPGRGVTAVIDGRTVHVGRADTPDGAETTVRVTRDGTLLGTLALTDRLRADAARATTRLTALTGTAPTLLTGDHAAAAARVADATGITDVRAGLLPEGKVEAVRERERAGRKVLFVGDGVNDAPALAAAHAGVAMGRAGSDLALETADAVVVRDELTAVPAVVDLSRRARRLVVQNLAVAGVFITVLVLWDLIGHLPLPLGVAGHEGSTVLVGLNGLRLLRESAWRPE, encoded by the coding sequence ATGGTGGGGCGCGTGCCCACCACCCTCGCCCCCGCTCCGCAGACCGCGCCCACCACCGCGGCGCCGCCCCGCCGCCGCACCCGTGTCCTCGCCCTGCCCGAGGCCCGCTGGGCGCTCGTGTCGCTCCTCGCGTTCCTCGCGGCCCTGCCCCTCGACCTCGGCTCCGCCCCCGCCTGGACGTACGGCCCGCTGTACGCGGTCGCCTACACCGCCGGAGGCTGGGAGCCCGCGCTCGAAGGGCTGCGGGCGCTGCGCGAGAAGACCCTGGACGTCGACCTCCTGATGATCGTCGCGGCGCTCGGCGCGGCCGCCATCGGGCAGGTCCTCGACGGCGCCCTGCTGATCGTCATCTTCGCCACCTCCGGCGCCCTGGAGGCCCTGGCCACCGCCCGCACCGCCGACTCCGTGCGCGGACTGCTCGACCTCGCGCCCGCCACCGCGACCCGCCTGCGGGAAGGCGGCGAGGAGACCGTCCCGGCCGCCGACCTCGCCGTCGGCGACCTGGTCCTGGTCCGGCCGGGAGAGCGGATCGGCGCCGACGGCACGGTCGTCGACGGCACCGGGGAAGTCGACCAGGCCACCATCACCGGCGAGTCCCTGCCCGTCCTCAAGCGCCCCGGCGACGACGTCTTCGCCGGCACCCTCAACGGCACCGGCGCGCTGCGCCTGCGCGTCGGGCGCGACCCGGCCGACTCGGTCATCGCCCGGATCGTCACCCTGGTCGAGGAGGCGTCCCGCACCAAGGCGCCGACCCAGCTGTTCATCGAGAAGATCGAGCAGCGCTACTCGGTCGGCGTGGTCGTCGCCACCCTCGCGGTCTTCGGCATCCCCCTCGCCCTCGGCGCCGACCTCACGGGCGCCCTGCTGCGCGCCATGACCTTCATGATCGTCGCCTCGCCGTGCGCGGTCGTGCTCGCGACGATGCCGCCGCTGCTGTCCGCCATCGCCAACGCCGGCCGGCACGGCGTCCTGGTCAAGTCGGCGGTCGCCATGGAACGCCTCGGCGAGATCGACGCCACCGCCCTCGACAAGACCGGCACCCTCACCGAGGGCACCCCCGAGGTGACCGCCGTAACCCCCTCGGCCGGTGGCGACGTCGACGAGGACACACTCCTCGCTCTCGCCGCCGCGGCCGAGCACCCCAGCGAACACCCGCTGGCCCGCGCGATCGTGGCCGCCGCCCGCGCCCGGGGACTGCACATCGCGTCCGCCGACGAGTTCACGGCGGCCCCCGGCCGTGGCGTGACGGCCGTGATCGACGGCCGCACGGTGCACGTCGGCCGCGCGGACACCCCCGACGGCGCCGAGACCACCGTCCGCGTCACCCGCGACGGCACCCTCCTCGGCACCCTCGCCCTCACCGACCGCCTCCGCGCCGACGCCGCCCGGGCCACCACCCGGCTCACCGCCCTCACCGGCACCGCCCCCACCCTGCTCACCGGCGACCACGCGGCAGCCGCCGCCCGCGTGGCCGACGCGACCGGCATCACCGACGTCCGCGCCGGACTGCTGCCCGAGGGCAAGGTCGAGGCCGTACGGGAACGAGAGCGGGCCGGCCGCAAGGTGCTCTTCGTCGGCGACGGCGTCAACGACGCCCCCGCGCTGGCCGCCGCACACGCCGGCGTCGCCATGGGCCGGGCCGGTTCCGACCTCGCCCTGGAGACCGCCGACGCGGTGGTCGTGCGCGACGAGCTGACGGCCGTGCCCGCCGTCGTGGACCTCTCCCGGCGGGCCCGCAGACTGGTCGTCCAGAACCTGGCCGTCGCCGGGGTCTTCATCACCGTCCTCGTCCTGTGGGACCTCATCGGCCACCTCCCGCTGCCGCTCGGCGTCGCGGGCCACGAGGGCTCGACCGTGCTGGTCGGCCTGAACGGCCTGCGGCTGCTGCGCGAGTCGGCATGGCGCCCGGAGTGA
- a CDS encoding AlkA N-terminal domain-containing protein, which produces MHTDTERCARAVRSKDARFDGWFFTAVLTTRIYCRPSCPVVPPKPENMTFYPSAAACQQAGFRACKRCRPDTSPGSPEWNLRADLTARAMRLIADGVVDREGVPGLAARLGYSTRQVERQLLAELGASPLALARAQRAQTARLLIETTPLPMADVAFAAGFSSIRTFNDTVREVYALSPSELRTRAPKRRPAPTAPGALSLRLPFRTPLNPDNLFGHLAATAVPGVEEWRDGAYRRTLRLPYGHGIVALTPNPDHIACRLTLSDPRDLTVAISRCRRLLDLDADPTAIDDQLRTDPLLAPLVDKAPGRRVPRTVDEAEFAVRAVLGQQVSTAAARTHAARLVTGHGDPVDDPEGGLTHLFPSTGALAAVDPETLAMPRTRRTTFTTLVAHLADGSVNPGVESDWAETRARLLDLPGFGPWTADVIAMRALGDPDAFLPTDLGIRRAAAGLGLPSTPAALTARAAAWRPWRAYAVQYLWATDDHPINFLPV; this is translated from the coding sequence ATGCACACCGACACCGAGCGCTGCGCGCGCGCCGTCCGGTCGAAGGACGCACGGTTCGACGGCTGGTTCTTCACGGCCGTCCTGACGACCCGCATCTACTGCCGGCCCAGCTGCCCCGTGGTGCCGCCCAAGCCCGAGAACATGACCTTCTACCCGAGCGCGGCGGCCTGCCAGCAGGCCGGGTTCCGGGCGTGCAAACGCTGCCGCCCGGACACCAGCCCCGGCTCGCCCGAGTGGAACCTGCGCGCCGACCTCACGGCCCGCGCCATGCGCCTGATCGCCGACGGCGTCGTGGACCGGGAGGGCGTACCCGGCCTCGCGGCCCGCCTCGGCTACAGCACCCGCCAGGTCGAACGCCAGCTCCTCGCCGAACTCGGCGCGAGCCCCCTCGCCCTCGCCCGCGCACAGCGCGCCCAGACCGCCCGGCTGCTGATCGAGACCACCCCACTGCCCATGGCGGACGTCGCCTTCGCGGCCGGCTTCTCCTCCATCCGCACCTTCAACGACACCGTCCGCGAGGTCTACGCCCTCTCCCCGAGCGAACTGCGCACCCGCGCCCCCAAGAGGCGCCCGGCCCCCACCGCCCCCGGCGCCCTGTCCCTCCGCCTCCCCTTCCGCACCCCGCTCAACCCCGACAACCTCTTCGGCCACCTCGCCGCCACCGCCGTCCCCGGCGTGGAGGAGTGGCGGGACGGCGCGTACCGGCGCACCCTGCGCCTCCCGTACGGTCACGGCATCGTGGCCCTCACCCCGAACCCCGACCACATCGCCTGCCGCCTCACCCTCAGCGACCCGCGCGACCTGACCGTCGCCATCAGCCGCTGCCGGCGCCTGCTCGACCTGGACGCCGACCCGACGGCGATCGACGACCAGCTGCGCACCGACCCGCTGCTCGCACCGCTCGTCGACAAGGCCCCCGGCCGGCGGGTCCCCCGCACGGTGGACGAGGCGGAGTTCGCCGTACGGGCCGTGCTCGGCCAGCAGGTCTCCACCGCCGCCGCCCGCACCCACGCCGCCCGCCTGGTCACCGGGCACGGCGATCCGGTGGACGACCCCGAGGGCGGCCTCACCCACCTCTTCCCCTCCACCGGGGCGCTGGCGGCGGTGGACCCGGAGACCCTGGCCATGCCCAGGACCCGCCGCACCACCTTCACCACCCTGGTCGCCCACCTGGCCGACGGCTCCGTCAACCCGGGCGTCGAGAGCGACTGGGCCGAGACCCGCGCCCGGCTCCTCGACCTCCCCGGCTTCGGCCCCTGGACCGCCGACGTCATCGCCATGCGCGCCCTCGGCGACCCCGACGCCTTCCTCCCCACCGACCTCGGCATCCGCCGCGCCGCCGCCGGACTGGGCCTGCCCTCCACCCCGGCCGCGCTCACCGCCCGCGCGGCGGCCTGGCGGCCCTGGCGGGCGTACGCCGTCCAGTACCTGTGGGCGACCGACGACCACCCGATCAACTTCCTGCCCGTATGA
- a CDS encoding methylated-DNA--[protein]-cysteine S-methyltransferase — MKQHTVIDSPYGALTLVAEDGALCGLYMTDQRHRPAEETFGARDERPFAETEEQLEAYFTGELKDFTLGLRLNGTPFQRTVWAQLRKIPYGETRTYGELAAALGNPAASRAVGLANGRNPVGIIVPCHRVIGASGGLTGYGGGLERKQRLLDFERGAAGPEALF; from the coding sequence GTGAAACAGCACACCGTGATCGACAGCCCCTACGGCGCCCTCACCCTCGTCGCCGAGGACGGCGCCCTGTGCGGCCTCTACATGACCGACCAGCGCCACCGCCCGGCGGAGGAGACCTTCGGCGCACGCGACGAACGCCCCTTCGCCGAGACCGAGGAGCAGCTGGAGGCCTACTTCACCGGCGAACTGAAGGACTTCACCCTCGGCCTGCGCCTCAACGGCACCCCGTTCCAGCGCACCGTCTGGGCGCAGCTCCGGAAGATCCCCTACGGCGAGACCCGCACCTACGGCGAACTCGCCGCCGCCCTCGGCAACCCGGCCGCCTCCCGCGCGGTGGGCCTCGCCAACGGCCGCAACCCGGTCGGCATCATCGTCCCCTGCCACCGCGTCATCGGCGCGAGCGGCGGCCTCACCGGCTACGGCGGCGGCCTGGAACGCAAGCAGCGGCTGCTGGACTTCGAGCGGGGGGCGGCGGGACCGGAGGCCCTGTTCTAG
- a CDS encoding LLM class flavin-dependent oxidoreductase — MHSTHRPHIGLGLPVDDPALLSTWARRADALPFSTLGLLDRLVYDNPEPLVTLATLAGATSRIRLQTEVLIAPVHNTALLAKQTATLDRLSGGRFTLGIGVGGRADDCLAAGIDLHRRGRRLDEQMALLRRTWDGEPYGRDVGPIGPRPATPGGPRVLFGGFAPAALERVGRFGDGFLGAALPAAHMSGLFRQVEAVWRKHDRPGRPRLVAQASVALGPDDTVERARRALGGYYAFTGRAEYMTNGLLTTAREIRAAVDALRDIGADEVVLYCWSSDPDQVDRLADALF; from the coding sequence ATGCATTCCACGCACCGCCCGCACATCGGCCTCGGCCTGCCCGTCGACGACCCCGCCCTGCTGTCGACCTGGGCCCGGCGCGCCGACGCGCTCCCCTTCAGCACGCTCGGCCTGCTCGACCGGCTCGTCTACGACAACCCCGAGCCCCTGGTCACCCTCGCGACCCTCGCCGGCGCCACCTCCCGCATCCGCCTGCAGACCGAGGTACTGATCGCCCCCGTCCACAACACCGCGCTGCTCGCCAAGCAGACCGCGACCCTCGACCGGCTGTCGGGCGGCCGCTTCACGCTCGGCATCGGAGTCGGCGGGCGGGCCGACGACTGCCTCGCCGCCGGCATCGACCTCCACCGCCGGGGCCGCCGCCTCGACGAGCAGATGGCCCTCCTGCGCCGCACCTGGGACGGCGAGCCCTACGGCCGGGACGTCGGCCCCATCGGTCCCCGCCCCGCCACGCCCGGCGGCCCGCGGGTGCTGTTCGGCGGCTTCGCCCCGGCCGCCCTGGAACGGGTCGGCCGCTTCGGCGACGGCTTCCTCGGCGCCGCGCTGCCCGCCGCGCACATGAGTGGCCTGTTCCGCCAGGTCGAGGCGGTCTGGCGGAAGCACGACCGCCCGGGCCGGCCGCGCCTGGTCGCCCAGGCGAGCGTCGCCCTCGGCCCCGACGACACGGTGGAGCGGGCCCGTCGCGCCCTCGGCGGCTACTACGCCTTCACCGGACGCGCCGAGTACATGACCAACGGCCTGCTCACCACCGCACGGGAGATCCGCGCCGCCGTCGACGCCTTGAGGGACATCGGCGCCGACGAGGTCGTGCTGTACTGCTGGTCCTCGGACCCCGACCAGGTCGACCGCCTCGCCGACGCCCTGTTCTGA
- a CDS encoding Sir2 family NAD-dependent protein deacetylase, with translation MTGKPLVAILSGAGVSTDSGIPDYRGPNGLWRRDPEAEKLVTYEYYMGDPEIRRRSWLMRRDTAALHAEPNAAHRAVADLERRGVPVRVLTQNVDGLHQLAGVSARKVLELHGTARACVCTGCGARGPMADVLARIEAGEDDPPCLDCGGVLKSATVMFGERLDPVVLGEAAAISKACQVFVAVGTSLRVEPAAGLAGVAVEHGARLIVVNAEPTPYDDLADEVVREPIGTALPELLRGLG, from the coding sequence ATGACCGGCAAGCCTCTCGTCGCCATCCTCAGCGGTGCCGGTGTCTCCACCGACTCCGGCATCCCCGACTACCGCGGTCCGAACGGTCTGTGGCGGCGCGACCCGGAGGCCGAGAAGCTCGTCACGTACGAGTACTACATGGGCGATCCGGAGATCAGGCGGCGCTCCTGGCTGATGCGGCGCGACACCGCGGCGCTGCACGCCGAGCCGAACGCGGCGCACCGCGCGGTGGCCGACCTGGAGCGGCGCGGGGTGCCGGTCCGCGTGCTCACGCAGAACGTGGACGGTCTGCACCAGCTCGCCGGCGTCTCCGCCCGCAAGGTGCTCGAACTGCACGGCACCGCCCGCGCCTGTGTGTGCACCGGCTGCGGGGCCCGGGGCCCGATGGCGGACGTCCTCGCCCGGATCGAGGCCGGTGAGGACGATCCGCCGTGCCTGGACTGCGGCGGCGTCCTGAAGTCGGCGACCGTGATGTTCGGCGAGCGCCTCGACCCGGTGGTGCTGGGCGAGGCGGCCGCCATCAGCAAGGCGTGCCAGGTGTTCGTCGCCGTCGGCACCAGTCTCCGGGTGGAGCCCGCCGCCGGACTGGCCGGCGTCGCCGTCGAGCACGGGGCCCGGCTGATCGTGGTCAACGCGGAGCCGACGCCCTACGACGACCTGGCCGACGAGGTGGTCCGGGAGCCGATCGGCACCGCCCTGCCCGAGCTGCTGCGCGGGCTGGGCTGA
- a CDS encoding NUDIX hydrolase: MTTADYATYIAGLPRVLAGAAAVFRDAGGRVLLVEPNYREGWALPGGTIESGDGETPRQGAWRETLEEIGLDVRIGRLLTVDWVHGPGRPPIVAYLYDGGVLSEDDLKAIRLQEEELLSWRLVPRGELGDHLLGSLHGRVLAALDVLADGSGTAELVDGVRVDR, encoded by the coding sequence ATGACCACTGCTGACTACGCCACCTACATCGCCGGTCTGCCCCGCGTCCTCGCCGGTGCCGCCGCGGTCTTCCGGGACGCCGGAGGGCGGGTGCTGCTCGTCGAGCCCAACTATCGCGAGGGGTGGGCGCTGCCCGGCGGGACGATCGAGTCCGGGGACGGGGAGACCCCGCGGCAGGGCGCGTGGCGGGAGACCCTGGAGGAGATCGGGCTCGACGTGCGGATCGGACGCCTGCTCACGGTGGACTGGGTGCACGGGCCGGGCAGGCCGCCGATCGTGGCGTACCTGTACGACGGCGGGGTGCTGTCGGAGGACGACCTCAAGGCGATCCGGCTGCAGGAGGAGGAGCTGCTGTCCTGGCGGCTGGTGCCGCGCGGGGAACTCGGCGACCACCTGCTCGGTTCCCTGCACGGCCGGGTGCTGGCCGCACTGGACGTACTGGCGGACGGCTCCGGCACGGCCGAACTGGTCGACGGCGTACGGGTCGACCGATAA
- a CDS encoding glycerate kinase, whose product MDGTRRVLVAADKFKGSLTAVEVAERVTAGLRRVVPDVLVETLPVADGGDGTVAAAVAAGFERREARVAGPLGEEVTAAYALRGDTAVVEMAEASGLQRLPEGVLAPLTASTYGSGELLRAALDAGARTIVFGVGGSATTDGGAGMLAALGARFPDGDGEPVAPGGGGLAGLASADLSGLDPRLSDVELVLASDVDNPLTGPKGAPAVYGPQKGASPDDVTALDAALAHFAKVLERTEGVGARAAEYAASPGAGAAGGIGFGAMLLGARFRPGIEVMLDVLGFAPALERADLVITGEGSLDEQTLHGKAPAGVAAAARAAGKEVVAVCGRLALPAETLGRAGIRRAYPLTDVEPDVAKCIADAGPILERVAESVARDFVA is encoded by the coding sequence GTGGACGGGACCCGACGGGTCCTCGTCGCCGCGGACAAGTTCAAGGGCTCGCTGACGGCCGTCGAGGTCGCCGAGCGCGTCACGGCAGGACTGCGTCGCGTCGTGCCGGACGTCCTGGTCGAGACGCTGCCCGTCGCCGACGGCGGCGACGGCACGGTGGCCGCCGCGGTCGCGGCCGGGTTCGAGCGCCGGGAGGCACGGGTCGCCGGTCCCCTCGGCGAGGAGGTGACGGCGGCGTACGCGCTGCGCGGCGACACCGCCGTCGTGGAGATGGCCGAGGCCAGCGGCCTCCAGCGGCTCCCGGAGGGCGTCCTCGCACCGCTGACCGCGTCCACGTACGGCTCGGGCGAGCTGCTGCGGGCCGCGCTGGACGCGGGGGCGCGGACGATCGTGTTCGGGGTCGGCGGCAGCGCCACCACGGACGGCGGCGCCGGGATGCTGGCCGCGCTGGGCGCGCGGTTCCCGGACGGGGACGGCGAGCCGGTCGCGCCCGGCGGAGGCGGCCTCGCGGGCCTGGCCTCGGCCGACCTGTCGGGCCTGGACCCCCGCCTGTCCGACGTGGAGCTGGTGCTCGCCAGCGACGTCGACAATCCGCTGACCGGGCCGAAGGGCGCCCCGGCGGTCTACGGGCCGCAGAAGGGTGCCTCGCCGGACGACGTGACGGCCCTGGACGCGGCCCTCGCGCACTTCGCGAAGGTGCTGGAGCGGACGGAGGGCGTGGGCGCGCGGGCCGCCGAGTACGCCGCGTCCCCGGGCGCGGGGGCGGCGGGCGGCATCGGGTTCGGCGCGATGCTGCTGGGCGCGCGGTTCCGGCCCGGCATCGAGGTGATGCTGGACGTGCTGGGCTTCGCGCCGGCGCTGGAGCGGGCGGACCTGGTGATCACCGGGGAGGGCTCGCTGGACGAGCAGACCCTGCACGGGAAGGCGCCGGCGGGTGTCGCGGCTGCGGCACGGGCGGCGGGCAAGGAGGTCGTCGCGGTGTGCGGGCGCCTCGCGCTGCCGGCGGAGACGCTGGGACGGGCGGGGATCCGGCGGGCGTATCCGCTGACGGATGTGGAGCCGGACGTGGCGAAGTGCATCGCGGACGCGGGGCCGATCCTGGAGCGGGTGGCCGAGTCCGTCGCGCGGGACTTCGTGGCGTAG
- the pssA gene encoding CDP-diacylglycerol--serine O-phosphatidyltransferase, translating into MPEADEVDDEEEMPLSLRLSIADTLTLGNATCGFMAVYFTTTGILIPHLMGSDESGMARHSAATAVILMLCAAIFDLFDGLVARKLRSSPMGAELDNLSDLISFGLAPAYFVLVYGMVADDAYQRVAAVGAIVVLLAVVLRLARFSCVTVKDGTFQGMPSPFGALTVVSIVLLELPFVATLLAILGTAWLMVSRVEYPKPRGRLAVAMLSWIVLSMGLLAGWAFDAPSGQLLLQTGCALQLVMGAVIPLFATARRVNNFRDNRREARAAQLP; encoded by the coding sequence GTGCCGGAGGCCGACGAGGTGGACGACGAGGAGGAGATGCCGCTCTCGCTCCGCCTGTCGATAGCGGACACGCTCACGCTCGGCAACGCCACGTGCGGCTTCATGGCGGTGTACTTCACCACCACCGGCATCCTCATCCCGCACCTCATGGGCAGCGACGAGTCGGGCATGGCCCGGCACAGCGCGGCCACCGCGGTCATCCTGATGCTGTGCGCGGCGATCTTCGACCTGTTCGACGGCCTGGTCGCCCGCAAGCTGCGGTCCTCGCCGATGGGCGCGGAGCTGGACAACCTCTCCGACCTGATCAGCTTCGGCCTCGCGCCGGCGTACTTCGTCCTCGTCTACGGCATGGTCGCGGACGACGCCTACCAGCGGGTGGCGGCGGTGGGGGCGATCGTGGTGCTGCTGGCGGTGGTGCTGCGGCTTGCGCGGTTCTCCTGCGTCACCGTCAAGGACGGCACGTTCCAGGGCATGCCGTCGCCGTTCGGGGCGCTGACCGTGGTGTCGATCGTGCTGCTGGAGCTGCCGTTCGTGGCGACGCTCTTGGCCATCCTGGGCACGGCCTGGCTGATGGTGAGCCGGGTCGAGTACCCGAAGCCGCGGGGGCGCCTCGCGGTGGCGATGCTGTCGTGGATCGTCCTGTCGATGGGGCTGCTGGCCGGCTGGGCGTTCGACGCGCCGAGCGGACAGCTGCTGCTGCAGACGGGGTGCGCGCTGCAGTTGGTGATGGGGGCGGTGATCCCCCTGTTCGCCACCGCTCGCAGGGTGAACAACTTCCGTGACAACCGGCGGGAGGCGCGGGCGGCGCAATTGCCGTGA
- a CDS encoding phosphatidylserine decarboxylase, producing MPHSQTSAPRDSLAGVRLARGASPWLLPTVATAAVSLLRARRSGAAKAVAVPATALAAGMLWFFRDPEREITQGRVISPADGVVQSIMPWKDGRTRVAIFMSPLNVHVNRAPLAGTVTSVEHVPGGFVPAFNKESENNERVVWHFDTELGDIEMIQIAGAVARRIVPYVPQGTKVEQGERVGLIRFGSRVDLYLPEGVEVDVEVGQKTVAGVTRIDRG from the coding sequence ATGCCCCACAGCCAAACCTCTGCACCTCGCGACAGCCTCGCCGGCGTACGCCTCGCGCGCGGAGCCTCGCCGTGGCTTCTGCCGACCGTCGCCACCGCAGCCGTCAGCCTCCTGCGGGCCCGCCGTTCCGGCGCCGCCAAGGCCGTCGCCGTCCCCGCCACCGCGCTCGCGGCGGGGATGCTGTGGTTCTTCCGCGACCCCGAGCGCGAGATCACCCAGGGCCGGGTCATCTCGCCCGCCGACGGTGTGGTGCAGAGCATCATGCCGTGGAAGGACGGCCGTACCCGCGTCGCGATCTTCATGAGCCCGCTCAACGTCCACGTCAACCGCGCCCCGCTGGCGGGCACGGTGACGTCGGTCGAGCACGTGCCGGGCGGCTTCGTTCCCGCTTTCAACAAGGAGAGCGAGAACAACGAGCGCGTCGTGTGGCACTTCGACACCGAGCTCGGCGACATCGAGATGATCCAGATCGCCGGCGCGGTGGCCCGCCGCATCGTCCCGTACGTGCCGCAGGGCACGAAGGTCGAGCAGGGCGAGCGGGTCGGTCTGATCCGCTTCGGCTCCCGCGTCGACCTGTACCTGCCGGAGGGTGTCGAGGTGGATGTCGAGGTGGGTCAGAAGACGGTGGCTGGGGTGACTCGAATTGACCGTGGTTGA
- a CDS encoding acyl-CoA dehydrogenase family protein — protein MARLAQTAGLTDVQQEILSTVRDFVDKEIIPVATELEHRDEYPQDIVDGLKELGLFGLMIPEEYGGLGESLLTYALCVEEIARGWMSVSGIINTHFIVAYMLKQHGTQEQKDHFLPRMAAGDIRGAFSMSEPALGSDVSAISSKAVRDGEEYVLNGQKMWLTNGGTSSLVAVLVKSDEGHPEGTAPHKSMTTFLVEKEPGFGEVRPGLTIPGKIDKMGYKGVDTTELIMDGLRIPANRVLGGVTGRGFYQMMDGVEVGRVNVAARGCGVAQRAFELGVQYAQQRHTFGKQIAQHQAIQFKLAEMATKVEAAHAMMVNAARKKDSGERNDLEAGMAKYLASEYCKEVVEDAFRIHGGYGFSKEYEIERLYREAPMLLIGEGTAEIQKMIIGRRLLEEYRFQG, from the coding sequence ATGGCCCGTCTCGCCCAGACCGCCGGTCTGACCGACGTCCAGCAGGAGATCCTCTCCACCGTCCGCGACTTCGTGGACAAGGAGATCATCCCGGTCGCCACCGAGCTGGAGCACCGCGACGAGTACCCGCAGGACATCGTCGACGGACTCAAGGAACTCGGCCTGTTCGGCCTGATGATTCCCGAGGAGTACGGGGGCCTGGGCGAGTCGCTCCTGACCTACGCCCTGTGCGTGGAGGAGATCGCCCGCGGCTGGATGTCGGTGTCCGGCATCATCAACACGCACTTCATCGTGGCGTACATGCTCAAGCAGCACGGCACGCAGGAGCAGAAGGACCACTTCCTGCCCCGCATGGCCGCGGGCGACATCCGGGGCGCCTTCTCGATGTCCGAGCCGGCGCTGGGCTCCGACGTCTCGGCGATCTCCTCGAAGGCGGTGCGGGACGGCGAGGAGTACGTCCTGAACGGCCAGAAGATGTGGCTGACCAACGGCGGTACGTCGTCGCTGGTGGCCGTCCTGGTGAAGAGTGACGAGGGTCACCCCGAGGGGACCGCCCCGCACAAGTCGATGACGACCTTCCTGGTGGAGAAGGAGCCCGGTTTCGGTGAGGTCCGCCCGGGGCTGACCATCCCCGGCAAGATCGACAAGATGGGCTACAAGGGTGTCGACACCACCGAGCTCATCATGGACGGCCTGCGCATTCCGGCCAATCGTGTGCTCGGCGGCGTCACCGGCCGAGGTTTTTACCAAATGATGGACGGTGTCGAGGTCGGCCGGGTCAACGTGGCGGCCCGTGGCTGCGGCGTCGCTCAGCGTGCCTTCGAGCTCGGTGTCCAGTACGCCCAGCAGCGTCACACTTTCGGCAAGCAGATCGCCCAGCACCAGGCCATCCAGTTCAAGCTCGCGGAGATGGCTACCAAGGTGGAGGCGGCCCATGCGATGATGGTGAACGCTGCGCGCAAAAAGGACTCGGGCGAACGAAACGACCTGGAAGCGGGGATGGCCAAGTACCTCGCCTCCGAGTACTGCAAGGAGGTCGTGGAGGACGCCTTCCGGATCCACGGCGGGTACGGCTTCTCCAAGGAGTACGAGATCGAGCGCCTCTACCGCGAGGCGCCGATGCTGCTCATCGGTGAAGGCACCGCCGAGATCCAGAAAATGATCATCGGCCGCCGGCTGCTCGAAGAGTATCGATTCCAGGGTTAG